AATGCCAAAGTGGTCAAGACGTTTTGCGATCCGCAACTTGTCGCGAGCCGTCAGTGAAACGTGCTCGCCTTGCGTACCGTCGCGGAGCGTCGTATCGAAGAGCTCCACAAGGACCGGTTCGTCGGCATGTTCTGGCATGAAGGTATCCATTTGGCTTCTGATTGCCCGATGTGGTGTCACCTCTGACAACAACCTGCAACGGGACACACCCTGTTCGATGCGTCAGGTCGGCATAAATCCGGCTTGTCTTGCGAATTCGAAAACATTGCCCGCTTTCAGTATCTCGGCCACATCCCCAAGCGGTTTGAGCAAAAACTCCTCTCCGGTCGTGCGATTGGCAAGCTTGCCGAGCGTCGTATCTATTTCAAGGAGATCACCCGTGCGCACGCGCTCGACCAGCCGCTCGATCGACTCGAACGGAACGATAAACCCTCCGTCCACCGCATTGCGGTAAAAGATGCGGGCGTAACTCTCAGCCACCACAGCGGTGCATCCGGCTTCCTGCAATGCAAACGGGGCATGCTCCCGCGAAGACCCGCACCCGAAATTCGAACCGCCTATCACAATCGTATAGGCGCTCTCGAACGCATCTTCCTCGGTAAACGGACGGTTTCCGTAAGGAAGTCCTTGCTGATCCTGCGGTACGCCGCTGAGCGCATAGCGCCCGTAATACTTGCGCTCCTCCGGATCGGACAGACTGTATACCAGGTGCTCCGCCGGAATAATCTGGTCTGTATCGATGGCGTCGCCCACTACGTAGGCCGTTCCCGTAATCATCTTTTTCATACCAGCACCTCGCGAGGATCCGTAATGACTCCGGAAAGCGCCGAGGCCGCCACCGTGTAGGGGGAGGCCAGATATACGGAAGCGTCCTTGCTGCCCATGCGTCCGGGGAAGTTCCGGTTCGTCGTGGAGATCACGACTTCCGTGCCGTGGGTTCTGCCGAACGTATCCGACGGCCCGCCGAGGCATGCCGCACAGGAAGCCTGGCCCAGTTTGCAACCGGACCGTTCGAAAATTTCGTACAGCGTGTCGCCTTCGACACGCGTCGTGTGTAACTGCTTTCCGATCCAGGTCGTCGCCGGCACGATGTAGGTGTCGATGACTACCTCCTGCCCCCGCAGGATGCTCGCCGCCGCCACAAAATCCTCCAGTTTGCCGCCGGTGCAACTGCCGACGTACGCCCGATCCAGGCGCGTCCCGACCACTTCCGACACCGTCGCCCGGTTGTCCGGGCTGTGCGGCTTCGCCACAAGCGGCTCGATGTCCTCGACACGGTAGGTCTTAAGCGTATGATACCGGGCATCGGGATCGCCGTAGACAGGCTCAAACTCCGTATCGGTGCGCGCCCGCACGTACTCGAAGGTTTTTTCGTCGGGCGGAATGATCCCGTTCTTTCCTCCTGCTTCGATCGCCATGTTCGTCAACGTCATGCGCTCGTGGACCGGCAGATCGTAAACCGCTTCCCCGTCGAACTCGAGCGCACGGTAGGTGCCCCCGTCCGTTCCGATGTCGCCGATGACCTGCAGGATGAGGTCCTTCGCCATGAGATAAGGAGGGAGAGACCCCTCGAACACGAATCGCATCGTTTCGGGGACCTTGAGCCAGATCTT
This Bacteroidetes bacterium SB0662_bin_6 DNA region includes the following protein-coding sequences:
- a CDS encoding 3-isopropylmalate dehydratase, translating into MKKMITGTAYVVGDAIDTDQIIPAEHLVYSLSDPEERKYYGRYALSGVPQDQQGLPYGNRPFTEEDAFESAYTIVIGGSNFGCGSSREHAPFALQEAGCTAVVAESYARIFYRNAVDGGFIVPFESIERLVERVRTGDLLEIDTTLGKLANRTTGEEFLLKPLGDVAEILKAGNVFEFARQAGFMPT
- a CDS encoding homoaconitate hydratase family protein; the encoded protein is MTITEKILARHAGRDRVAPGDNIWVDVDILMTHDVCGPPTIDIFRREFGADAVPWDKEKLVIIPDHYIFTKNHHANRNVDLLRAFAAEHDLPYYYDPGTPSYKGVCHMALAEEGFNVPGSLLIGTDSHTCTSGAFGMFSTGVGNTDAALIMGTGKIWLKVPETMRFVFEGSLPPYLMAKDLILQVIGDIGTDGGTYRALEFDGEAVYDLPVHERMTLTNMAIEAGGKNGIIPPDEKTFEYVRARTDTEFEPVYGDPDARYHTLKTYRVEDIEPLVAKPHSPDNRATVSEVVGTRLDRAYVGSCTGGKLEDFVAAASILRGQEVVIDTYIVPATTWIGKQLHTTRVEGDTLYEIFERSGCKLGQASCAACLGGPSDTFGRTHGTEVVISTTNRNFPGRMGSKDASVYLASPYTVAASALSGVITDPREVLV